In one Trichlorobacter lovleyi SZ genomic region, the following are encoded:
- a CDS encoding S8 family serine peptidase: protein MKNCIARLLQPLLLAVALLTTGAAFTASMAAGAPLSPRLHAVTQTAAAASSGNKTVQAIPPSLAEVRGYYSRQGTVSGPVGVVVELEDAPAALVYAQTAKTLGPAQGRKHLDGILQKQNTVMSTLKSQGVNAAEMFRAQKAYNGIWMKVEMKDLHTLAGLPGVKAIHPIIPKVLHHTTSVPLISALQVWGGLGSYQGTGIRIGIIDTGIDYTHAHFGGGTFPNSKVKGGWDFVGDAYNGSNTPVPDNNPMDCYGHGSHVAGSAAGFGVKTDGTTYVESGADTYAGLKDLSAADYTSKFRIAPGVAPKADLYALRVFGCTGSTNVTEQAIEWAMDPNGDGDTSDHLDVINMSLGSAFGSEYDTSAVAANNAALAGVIVVASAGNDGDINYITGSPAVASYAVSVANSVDSGAIGSAFEVTATTAPSATMPVGLYSGVEAAFGPQTFSQTGDLVYASPAIGCSTITNNVSGKIALIDRGTCSFATKVKFAQDAGALGVLIVNNVSSFPFAMSDDGTGASITIPSMMTYQAIGTNLKADLGTGTVTVLLTSAHRNSLVMQDSSIEDTVSSSSSRGLARLGSRLKPDIAAPGDTIFSVKTGSGNQGTSMSGTSMASPHVAGMMALLKQIHPTWSVTELKALAMNTAANDLFTGTNKTGNKYTPSRIGAGRVSTVNAAASQVIAYNTTNPEQVSVAFGVVEVLAGSQSSFTKNITINNKGTEAASYNISFDSRYQTNSGLTFTVLNANGSPLSNPVTVPAGSALAIKVQATVNASLLTKALDPTLVTGERQRFSEGGGYVTLTSTGSAPALRVPVHIAARPASAMSVLQPGIYLPSATTGTSQLTPTGTEVYTSDDRSIITLLELKESMPNTVSSTSPASAAALQYIGAASNYPATAFGSAAMYFGISTYGIWDTPSSVEFDIYIDTNEDGIDDYVVYNSYFTGTDTMISVVANLSTASATAYYYLNGLSGSINTNLFNNNVMTLMAPLSSIGLVEGSNTKFNFRVVSFSHDAVDAVSTSPVMSYDVASQSFTPQGGAIWYDTADSPFSFNYDKSAIAANGSKGLLLLHHHNAVNTAQIVLMPTYAVTYSANGATSGTVPAPQIKYHGIDLTLATNSGSLTKNGYTFTGWNTAADASGTAYPAAGTYSTDATVTLNAVWTPTLSVTVSGTGYGTVTSSPSGISCIKSGNDPVTCDGLFSGTVNLSASPSSISTFGTWGNACSGTGGCSLSMTESKTVTAAFNLAPKAMIASTGYSSFAEAYAAAATDSTTTIMLLEDILPVSTVINKPLKLTGGYLATFVRSVSGSTTLQGTLSIGSGSLVVDRIVVK from the coding sequence ATGAAGAACTGTATTGCAAGACTTCTCCAGCCGTTACTGCTGGCCGTAGCCCTGTTGACCACCGGAGCAGCCTTTACCGCCAGTATGGCTGCAGGTGCGCCCCTTTCACCCCGACTCCACGCTGTAACACAGACCGCAGCAGCAGCGTCATCGGGCAATAAAACAGTACAAGCCATACCACCAAGCCTGGCTGAAGTCCGGGGCTACTACAGCCGTCAGGGGACTGTCAGCGGACCTGTAGGGGTGGTGGTCGAGTTGGAAGACGCACCGGCTGCATTGGTGTATGCTCAAACCGCGAAGACGCTTGGCCCCGCACAGGGCCGCAAGCATCTGGACGGCATCCTACAGAAACAAAATACGGTGATGAGCACACTCAAATCACAAGGTGTGAACGCTGCCGAGATGTTCCGTGCACAGAAGGCCTATAATGGTATCTGGATGAAGGTTGAGATGAAAGACCTGCATACGCTGGCTGGTTTACCCGGCGTAAAGGCAATACACCCCATCATCCCGAAAGTCCTGCATCACACCACCAGCGTCCCTCTCATCAGTGCACTGCAAGTATGGGGTGGCCTGGGCAGTTATCAAGGGACCGGCATCAGAATCGGCATCATTGATACCGGCATCGACTATACCCATGCGCACTTTGGCGGCGGTACCTTCCCCAACAGCAAAGTAAAAGGCGGGTGGGACTTTGTCGGTGATGCCTATAACGGCAGCAATACCCCGGTTCCCGATAACAATCCGATGGACTGTTACGGTCATGGCAGTCACGTTGCCGGCTCTGCAGCAGGCTTTGGTGTTAAAACCGATGGCACCACCTATGTTGAATCCGGCGCAGACACCTATGCCGGCTTGAAAGACCTGTCAGCAGCTGACTATACCAGCAAATTCCGCATTGCCCCTGGGGTAGCCCCCAAGGCGGACCTGTATGCACTGCGCGTCTTCGGTTGTACAGGTTCCACGAACGTTACCGAGCAGGCAATTGAATGGGCCATGGATCCCAATGGTGATGGCGACACAAGCGATCACCTGGATGTGATCAACATGTCGCTGGGGTCTGCCTTTGGTTCTGAGTATGACACCTCTGCTGTTGCTGCAAACAATGCAGCCCTGGCGGGCGTGATTGTGGTTGCTTCAGCGGGCAATGACGGTGATATAAATTACATCACCGGCTCTCCTGCTGTTGCAAGTTATGCCGTAAGTGTTGCCAACAGTGTCGATAGTGGTGCAATTGGTAGCGCCTTTGAAGTAACGGCAACAACAGCTCCGTCAGCAACCATGCCGGTTGGCCTGTACTCAGGTGTTGAAGCTGCCTTTGGCCCGCAGACCTTCAGCCAGACTGGTGACCTGGTATACGCCTCGCCAGCTATAGGTTGCAGTACCATCACGAATAACGTCAGTGGGAAAATTGCGCTCATTGATCGCGGAACCTGCAGCTTCGCCACAAAAGTAAAATTCGCGCAGGATGCCGGTGCGCTCGGCGTGCTGATTGTTAACAATGTCTCGTCATTCCCATTTGCCATGAGCGATGACGGGACCGGCGCCAGCATCACGATCCCCTCCATGATGACATACCAGGCCATTGGCACAAATCTCAAGGCTGATCTGGGAACCGGTACCGTCACGGTTTTGCTGACCTCAGCCCATCGCAACAGCCTGGTTATGCAGGATTCAAGTATTGAAGACACCGTTTCAAGCTCCAGTTCCCGTGGCCTGGCGCGACTTGGCTCACGGCTTAAGCCTGATATTGCCGCCCCTGGCGACACCATCTTTTCGGTGAAAACCGGCAGCGGGAATCAGGGCACCAGCATGTCCGGCACCTCCATGGCTTCACCCCATGTGGCGGGGATGATGGCGCTCTTGAAGCAGATCCACCCCACCTGGTCAGTTACCGAACTGAAGGCCCTGGCCATGAATACCGCCGCCAATGATCTATTTACCGGCACAAACAAAACCGGCAACAAATATACCCCCAGCAGGATTGGTGCCGGTCGGGTAAGCACTGTTAATGCCGCGGCATCGCAGGTGATCGCCTATAACACCACCAACCCAGAACAGGTCAGTGTGGCTTTTGGGGTGGTCGAGGTATTGGCAGGTTCACAGAGTAGCTTTACCAAAAATATTACAATCAACAACAAGGGTACTGAGGCAGCATCGTACAACATAAGCTTTGACTCGCGCTACCAGACCAATTCAGGTCTCACGTTCACAGTGCTGAATGCCAACGGCAGCCCGCTTTCCAACCCGGTAACCGTTCCGGCAGGCAGTGCCCTTGCAATAAAGGTACAGGCTACAGTCAATGCCAGCCTGCTTACAAAGGCCCTTGACCCAACGCTCGTAACAGGCGAACGCCAACGTTTCAGTGAGGGGGGCGGCTATGTGACCCTCACCTCCACCGGTTCAGCCCCGGCCCTGCGCGTCCCTGTCCACATCGCTGCACGTCCGGCTTCAGCCATGAGTGTGCTTCAACCCGGCATTTATTTGCCATCCGCAACAACGGGTACATCACAACTAACCCCCACCGGTACAGAGGTATATACCAGCGATGACAGATCCATAATAACGCTTCTGGAACTGAAAGAAAGCATGCCGAATACGGTATCCAGCACCAGCCCAGCTTCTGCTGCTGCGCTACAGTACATCGGAGCAGCTTCAAATTACCCGGCAACAGCATTCGGAAGTGCAGCGATGTACTTTGGTATCTCTACCTACGGCATATGGGACACTCCCAGCTCTGTGGAGTTCGACATCTATATTGATACAAACGAAGATGGAATAGACGATTATGTTGTCTACAACTCCTATTTCACCGGGACCGACACCATGATTTCCGTGGTTGCAAACCTGTCCACGGCCAGCGCCACTGCCTATTACTATTTGAATGGACTGAGTGGCAGCATCAACACCAACCTCTTCAACAATAACGTCATGACTCTGATGGCACCGCTTTCAAGTATCGGGCTGGTGGAAGGCAGCAACACCAAATTCAATTTCAGGGTTGTGTCCTTTAGTCATGATGCGGTCGATGCCGTGAGTACCAGCCCTGTTATGTCATACGATGTTGCCAGCCAATCCTTCACTCCACAAGGGGGAGCGATCTGGTACGATACCGCAGACTCTCCATTTAGCTTCAACTATGACAAATCAGCCATTGCAGCAAATGGGTCCAAAGGACTGCTGCTGCTGCATCATCACAATGCCGTGAATACTGCCCAGATTGTTCTGATGCCAACCTACGCTGTAACCTACAGCGCCAACGGTGCAACCAGCGGCACCGTGCCTGCTCCACAAATTAAATACCATGGCATTGACCTGACGCTGGCCACGAACAGCGGCAGCCTCACCAAGAACGGTTACACCTTTACAGGCTGGAATACAGCGGCTGACGCTAGCGGCACAGCCTACCCGGCAGCAGGAACCTACAGCACAGATGCAACTGTTACACTCAATGCCGTATGGACACCAACCCTTTCGGTTACCGTTTCCGGAACCGGCTATGGCACGGTTACCAGCAGCCCTTCCGGTATCTCCTGCATCAAATCCGGTAATGATCCGGTTACCTGTGATGGTCTTTTCTCAGGGACCGTCAACCTGTCTGCCTCGCCTTCCTCTATCTCGACATTTGGCACCTGGGGCAACGCATGCAGTGGAACCGGAGGTTGCAGCCTGTCCATGACAGAATCCAAAACCGTCACGGCCGCCTTTAACCTGGCTCCCAAGGCAATGATTGCCAGCACCGGATATTCAAGTTTTGCGGAAGCCTACGCCGCTGCTGCAACAGACTCCACAACAACCATCATGCTGTTGGAGGATATTCTGCCGGTCTCTACTGTCATCAACAAGCCACTTAAGCTAACAGGCGGATATTTGGCAACGTTCGTCAGGAGCGTCAGCGGCTCGACAACATTGCAAGGCACGCTCTCAATAGGTTCCGGCAGCCTGGTAGTGGATCGGATAGTTGTGAAGTAG
- a CDS encoding PAS domain S-box protein, protein MKWLRSLPIHMLILLLLMLVALPSIGIIIQSGLQVREATSNDAGKASSYLLNSVVAELQTKVDSSRQLLEMLALFPEVRQKNSAATSRLLADLLARYPLYTNIIIVDRSGVPWASAIPDNRKISYADRKIFKDAVATGHFSPGEYTIGKASQKPILNFGLPIKDQQSVVTSVILIGINLEKIGSVLNAHRLPAETSFGIFDSKGVFLYRTARANEFIGKHDQPHLFEQMKNGPEEGIIDIVSNDGVHRMAAYRKIRLSDDQPPYAYIRGGIPLDHIVNKANSSIAKNLTILSGMLLLGFTISLLISRRCIVKRISALHDASQRLAAGDYRVNVDKEVEGGELGKLAEAFNTMAGKLIQREKALAASERFLNTVIDTEPECVKLLDADCNLLMMNRAGLGIIEADSFEQVQGQCVCSLIAPPYQAAFRELTRQVFLGIQGRLEFEAIGLKGRHVWLETHAVPFHDDQGNITSLLGVTRNISERKQFEQAIKAERDHFQALFENDGSAHVIVSSDRRIVKVNRQFCEMFGYDEAELLGESTLILHVDQKHYDEWAPNFRQALDSKEHFSAEFPWRRKDTSIFWCVFNGVRLELVSGDIVAVWTVIDITARKQAEQQLRSAKEAAEAANSAKSAFLANMSHEIRTPMNGIIGMTHLLQTTVITPEQEHYLENIENSANSLTTLISDILDLSKIESGKLELEYSDFSLRRCIRELLASQQFQIQHKELMVQTDIADNVPDILRGDQLRTRQILLNLIGNAIKFTEQGSIAITARLVAQQDDLALIRLSISDTGIGMSPQQVDRIFAPFEQADNSITRKYGGSGLGLAICQRLIELMGGRIWAESTEGNGSSFHIEMRFFIPESSAIQSFADNVSLSEPVTRQNLNILLAEDNKVNAEFIVKILGRTGHRITAVENGQQALELLQHQRFDCVLMDIQMPVLGGDAATQIIREQELGTGEHIPIIALTAHAMTDERIRLLSQGFDAHVSKPVDISFLVSELERVTSAQLNQPR, encoded by the coding sequence ATGAAGTGGTTGCGCTCATTGCCCATACATATGCTGATTCTGCTGCTGCTCATGCTAGTGGCGCTGCCTTCCATCGGCATTATTATACAATCCGGGCTTCAGGTGAGAGAAGCTACCAGCAATGATGCCGGCAAGGCATCAAGCTACCTGCTTAACAGCGTTGTTGCAGAATTACAGACCAAGGTTGACAGTTCCCGTCAGTTGTTGGAAATGCTGGCACTTTTCCCGGAAGTGCGCCAAAAAAACAGTGCGGCCACCAGCCGTTTACTGGCTGACCTGCTTGCCAGATATCCTCTGTATACCAATATCATTATTGTTGACCGCTCCGGAGTGCCCTGGGCCAGCGCGATACCGGATAACAGAAAAATATCCTATGCTGATCGTAAAATTTTTAAGGATGCCGTAGCAACAGGGCACTTTTCACCCGGTGAATATACTATCGGCAAGGCTTCACAGAAGCCGATCCTCAACTTTGGTTTGCCGATCAAGGATCAACAGTCTGTTGTTACCAGTGTGATCCTGATCGGAATCAATCTTGAAAAGATCGGCAGTGTATTGAATGCACACAGGCTTCCTGCCGAAACCTCTTTTGGCATATTCGATAGCAAAGGGGTTTTTCTCTATAGAACAGCCCGTGCCAATGAGTTTATTGGAAAACATGATCAACCGCATCTGTTCGAACAGATGAAGAATGGTCCTGAAGAAGGAATTATCGATATTGTCTCCAATGACGGTGTTCACCGTATGGCGGCATACCGCAAAATCCGGCTGTCTGATGATCAGCCCCCCTATGCCTATATCCGGGGAGGGATCCCGCTTGATCATATTGTTAACAAGGCAAATAGCAGCATAGCAAAAAATCTGACCATTCTGTCAGGCATGCTTTTGCTCGGCTTCACAATAAGCCTGCTGATCAGCAGACGTTGCATTGTCAAACGGATCTCGGCGCTGCATGATGCCTCCCAGCGACTGGCCGCCGGTGATTACCGGGTAAATGTTGACAAAGAGGTTGAGGGGGGAGAGCTGGGAAAGCTCGCAGAGGCCTTCAACACCATGGCTGGCAAACTGATTCAGAGAGAGAAGGCGTTGGCTGCCAGTGAACGCTTTCTGAATACAGTCATCGACACGGAACCGGAGTGTGTCAAACTGCTTGATGCCGATTGCAACCTGCTGATGATGAACCGGGCCGGGCTTGGGATAATAGAGGCTGACTCTTTTGAACAGGTACAAGGGCAATGTGTCTGTTCCTTGATTGCACCGCCTTACCAAGCCGCTTTTCGCGAACTGACCAGACAGGTTTTTCTGGGAATTCAGGGACGGCTTGAATTTGAAGCCATCGGGCTTAAAGGCCGCCATGTCTGGCTGGAAACCCATGCGGTGCCGTTTCACGATGATCAGGGGAATATTACCTCCCTGCTGGGGGTTACCCGTAATATTTCCGAGCGGAAACAGTTTGAGCAGGCAATCAAGGCTGAACGTGATCACTTTCAGGCCTTGTTTGAAAATGACGGCTCGGCCCACGTGATTGTTTCATCAGATCGCCGGATTGTGAAGGTTAACCGGCAGTTCTGTGAGATGTTCGGGTATGACGAAGCCGAACTGCTGGGGGAATCAACGCTCATACTGCATGTTGACCAGAAACATTATGACGAGTGGGCTCCCAACTTCCGGCAGGCGTTGGATAGCAAGGAACATTTCAGCGCCGAATTTCCCTGGCGTCGCAAGGATACCAGCATATTCTGGTGCGTCTTTAACGGGGTCAGGCTGGAGCTTGTTTCCGGTGATATCGTTGCCGTCTGGACGGTGATTGATATTACCGCACGTAAACAGGCGGAACAGCAACTGCGATCAGCCAAGGAGGCGGCTGAGGCGGCGAACTCCGCCAAGAGCGCATTTCTTGCCAACATGAGCCATGAAATCCGTACCCCCATGAACGGGATTATCGGCATGACGCACCTGCTGCAGACAACCGTCATAACGCCTGAGCAGGAGCATTACCTCGAAAATATTGAAAATTCGGCGAACAGTCTGACGACCCTGATCAGTGACATCCTTGACCTGTCGAAGATCGAGTCCGGCAAACTGGAGCTGGAATACAGCGACTTTTCCCTGCGCCGTTGCATCCGGGAACTGCTTGCCAGCCAACAGTTTCAGATTCAGCATAAAGAACTTATGGTTCAGACCGACATAGCGGATAACGTGCCGGATATCCTGCGGGGCGATCAGTTGCGTACTCGGCAGATCCTGTTGAACCTGATCGGTAATGCCATAAAATTTACGGAACAGGGCTCCATTGCCATTACTGCCCGCTTGGTAGCCCAACAGGATGACCTTGCTTTGATCCGGCTCAGCATTTCAGATACCGGTATCGGTATGTCGCCACAGCAGGTTGACCGGATCTTTGCTCCTTTTGAACAGGCTGATAACTCAATTACCAGAAAATATGGCGGGAGCGGTTTAGGGTTGGCAATCTGCCAGCGTTTGATTGAGTTGATGGGAGGCCGGATCTGGGCTGAAAGCACAGAAGGGAACGGCAGCAGCTTCCATATTGAGATGCGTTTTTTTATTCCGGAATCTTCAGCAATCCAATCATTTGCAGACAACGTGTCGCTGTCAGAACCAGTTACCCGGCAAAACCTGAATATTCTGCTTGCAGAGGATAACAAGGTTAACGCTGAGTTTATTGTAAAAATACTGGGTAGAACCGGACACAGGATTACTGCGGTGGAGAATGGTCAGCAGGCGCTGGAGCTGTTACAGCACCAGCGATTTGATTGTGTCCTGATGGATATACAGATGCCGGTGTTGGGAGGCGACGCTGCTACCCAAATCATCCGGGAACAGGAGCTTGGTACAGGGGAGCATATCCCGATCATCGCACTCACCGCCCATGCCATGACCGATGAACGGATACGGTTACTGAGTCAGGGGTTTGATGCCCATGTATCCAAGCCGGTGGATATCAGTTTTCTCGTTTCCGAGCTGGAACGTGTGACATCTGCTCAACTCAACCAGCCACGATAG
- a CDS encoding 2-dehydropantoate 2-reductase, producing the protein MKICIYGAGAVGGFIGALLAHAGHSIHVVARQATLKALQSNGLRMQSNDLMLTEKVYATDSPADLGVQDLIIIAVKATALGQVAQGIAPLIGPDTTVLTAMNGIPWWFFDGFGGTYAGTRLASVDPDGLIAARIPAAHVLGCVVHGSFSLLEPGFIRHVFGKRLIIGEPNGSDSERLRKLEQLLGSATLEVEVSRNIQSDIWFKLWGNMTMNPVSAITGATCDQILDDPLVNRFCLDVMAEASRIGAKIGCPVSQSGEERNAVTRKLGAFKTSMLQDAAAGRAIELDALVSAVREIGQKTGESTTNIDILLGIARLHGRVHGLYPWQSLSG; encoded by the coding sequence ATGAAAATTTGCATCTATGGCGCTGGGGCGGTCGGTGGATTCATTGGGGCACTCCTTGCCCACGCAGGACATAGCATACATGTCGTGGCACGCCAGGCCACACTGAAGGCCCTGCAGAGTAACGGCCTGAGGATGCAAAGCAATGACCTGATGCTCACGGAAAAAGTGTATGCCACCGACAGCCCCGCAGATCTGGGGGTACAGGATCTGATCATTATCGCTGTCAAGGCCACTGCCCTGGGACAGGTTGCCCAGGGAATCGCCCCGTTAATCGGCCCGGACACGACGGTTTTGACTGCAATGAATGGTATCCCCTGGTGGTTTTTTGACGGATTCGGGGGCACCTATGCCGGGACAAGACTTGCATCAGTGGACCCGGACGGTTTAATTGCCGCCAGGATTCCTGCTGCACACGTGCTGGGCTGTGTCGTACATGGCAGTTTCTCCCTGCTGGAGCCGGGCTTTATACGCCATGTCTTCGGCAAAAGGCTGATTATCGGGGAGCCCAACGGCAGCGATTCCGAGAGACTACGCAAGCTGGAGCAGCTGCTTGGCTCGGCAACACTTGAAGTAGAGGTCTCCAGAAATATCCAGAGCGACATCTGGTTCAAACTCTGGGGAAACATGACGATGAATCCGGTCTCTGCCATCACGGGGGCCACCTGCGACCAAATTCTCGATGATCCGCTGGTCAACCGCTTCTGTCTGGACGTCATGGCAGAGGCGTCGCGCATCGGCGCTAAAATCGGCTGCCCGGTTAGCCAGAGCGGCGAGGAGAGGAATGCTGTCACCCGCAAACTGGGAGCATTCAAGACCTCCATGCTCCAGGATGCCGCTGCTGGGAGAGCCATAGAGCTTGATGCGCTTGTCAGCGCTGTGCGCGAAATCGGACAGAAAACAGGTGAGTCAACCACGAATATCGACATCCTGCTTGGAATTGCCCGCCTGCATGGCCGTGTGCATGGCCTGTACCCCTGGCAGTCATTATCAGGTTGA